The DNA segment tctgtttccattaagCTATAGTTGttgacctagcgttattttagagacaactcttCTTGATTAATTCAATTTTCAATTGCAAATGCAAGCTTCGTAACATAATACACATAACATTatttgttgccttttgacctctgagatcaaagaaATAGCAGTGCCAATATAcagcatattgcactgtggtCAGTTCTGTATATAATATAACCTTTCGATGAAGTTTCCCACCTCCCGCTCAAACTGTCGAATCACTGCTTTTATAGTGACACACTCAATGAAACATTTGTGATTCCTGTGGGAAATTTACTAGACACCATAATTTTTATGCATGGTTTCGATGCACCTACTATTGTAATATTGTAATTCCAGCCGCCCAAAACCGAAACAGAACAAAACTACTTATTTTTCATATCTACGTAGCAAGTGGTTTCTATGCTGGTTTCTATATGCAGAAAATGGTTTCAAGGCAACAAAGTAGttgaccacaatctactacgggccaataaacagcttgtggcTCGTATAGCTATGTAATAACTAATACACGAAGCAAAATTATAtgacactctaatactttttgagcgaagaAAACATGCCAataggcattagcacagcgcagttTGCAACATTCAGTGATGACGCAGAGTTGGTTTAACTGCTGTTATTAGCAGCATAGTTGGTAGTTCCCATGGAGACGTAGACAGGAGGTACTGTGTGGTGGGCGATTGTAGTATACATGGACTCTTGTTGTGTTTAATTGTATAATTGGCTTGACTTACACATCATACATACTTCAAGTCCTCACTGGACCTGAAGCCCTCGTCTCCTCCAGTGGTAGTGTGGTTGAGGGATCAGTCATCCAGATCTACTGTACGGTAGAGGATAGAACCACTATCACCTTCACATGGACTCTCAATGGAAAATCTCTATTGAACGATCCACCTCACATTCGTATCAGGGAAGACAATCTCCCTGAGCGCTCAAGATCATTGCTCACTAATGACTCCACATCTGTGCTCACTGTGGACAACTTCAGAGCCTCTGACAATGGAGTTTATCAGTGCACAGCTACTAGTGGAGCTACTTCTGGCAATGGAGCTGCTGCGGTCACACTAACAGGTATGTTTAagtgttatataattatgatgtatcAGATAAATATACtatagccattaattttattcacaCTAACTTTTTTCTGTAGCTGTGTCATCTAGTATTGGAGCCTTGATGTTGACTGATCAGCCCTCTCTCAATGAACCTGTTGACCTCAGCTCCAGCCTCAATGACAACCGCACTGGGATAGCTCTTGGTGGCACTGTCGATGGTTCTATACTGATATGCACTGCTGGGCATCAAGGTGATGGAGTTGGAAACTACGCTGCCCCGTCTGTGGTGTGGGTGAGGAGCGGACAAGTTGTGAATGACACTGACTCACGAATCACCATCACCTCGACCACAATGACCAACGGACGAGTGACCAGTTCTCTGACTATCACTAACTTTGGACTCTCTGATGCAGGAGTGTACCAGTGTGTCTTCACTGATGACAGTGATGGTGGGGAGGTCATCACATCAATACCTTATCAATTGGATACAGGTAAGTGTACAAAATGTGATTGTATTATTTTGCTACTCTCTCACTCATTTGCTTCATCCAGGTAACACCATTCGTATTGAGAGAGTCTCCCCTGAGGTCATTATTTTACGTCCTCCCGAAAAGCTGGTCATTGAAGTGAGAGTGTCAGGAGAGTATGAAGTGATGTTCTGGTACAAAGGGAGTAGCACTTTCATACCTGGTCAAATGCGTCCTCAAGAGTTTCCTAATTATTTTGAGACATTTGTACGAGACAACACCACAGCTGAGGATGAGGGGTTCTACATTGTTCAACCTCAACTTAAGCCTGGAACAACTCAAACTCATACCATCACACCAACTGGTGGTGTTGATTTTGGGGTTATTGCGCCAGGTACAGCAATGATATCGTTATGAACCAACTCATTATGTGCTGTTCTAATTTCACAGTTGATGCCATCACAACATCTCTCAGTATTTCTACTGTTGTGATTCCCGAGGGAGGCAGTGCAGACATCTCCTGTAGATCAGTGGGAGCTCCCGTTCCTAGTATCACATGGGAGTTCAACAGTCAGACCACTCAATTTGAGCAGACAGACACGGAAACAACATTTGTAGCTAAATTGACTGGAACTATCGGAAACAGAGGGTTTGACCTCATTCCTGGTAGCGTTGAGTCATCCCTCCATATTGTGAGTGCCATATACCCTGATCATGATGGTGTGTACACTTGTATTGGAAGCAACTCCGAGAGTCTCACTGTCGCCAGCAGCAGTgccttcatcactgtacaagTAAATGGTGAGttatgtgtacactgtatgtacactgtGCTATTAGCAGtacattcacataattatagctaaaccACATTTCAATCTTGATGCATGCAGCTGTTCCTGAAGTGGAAACTACAGCTACTGAGACTCTTGTGCACATCGGAAATGATATCACCATCACCTGCTTTGTGCAGAGGGGAAATCCCTCTAATTACGTCTACACCATTACTAATACTGATACTGGCAGTACAACAACTGGACCCACCCGCACTCTGACAAGCATTcatatgtctgatcttggtacCTATCGCTGTGATGTCACTAATGATGCTGgaactggtagcagcagtgtGACTATAGAGCTGGGAGGTAAGTATGTATTTTAGGaatcaatcataattatgttttgaaCAATATGTGTTGGTTTCCACTAAGTACTCCAAGGTAATCTCTTACATCATGAATTCAAATCCTAAGCACGTACGGTTAtttctatatatacagatGTAGAAATCATATTGGTTAGCTCCGATCGTTacgatacataattatatgtatagtaGTTTGCCTACGAAATTGTTTCCACACAGAACCTAGATGCCCAGTTGGAACCTATACAGAAGACTTATCAACTGGAGTGTCTGCTTGTGTGCCCTGTCCTAGAAACAGCTTCAGTCCCGTCATAGATAGCAGAGAGTGTTTCTGTTTTCGTGGCTACTACAGAACAGAAATGGAGGAACCAAACTTTCCGTGTTCATGTAACTAAACAAAATTGCTTTCACactttagtgtgtgtgtgtgtgtgtgtgcatgtatatgacaGTGCATTCACTTGCACGTTATTAGatatgaaatgtgtgtgtatcGCCATCATACAGCTCTACCAAAGAAATGTAAGAGTTTGCAAGTAGTTGCTGAGAGGACTCGAGGTAACACAATTACTGTGCGTTGGGAGAGGCCTGAGATCACTGGGAGAGGCGACTTCTACTACAACATATTCTACTCTAAGGACAACCAGACCTTCACTCAACACAACAGCAGGGCGTATGTCAAACAAGATGCCCTGGTGGACTACTCAGTGTCTGGTCTGCAGCCACTCACCACCTACACCATCCGAGTGATCCCTGAGAATGGAGTGAGTGATCAGGAGGAGGGAGGGCAGGGCAGGAGCTGTGAGGTCGTTGCCATGACTGGGGATACAAGTGAGTGGACTTGATTGTTATATACCATTCTGTGGAAGTATATAGGATAAGGACTGAGCAAAAAAATTGTTATTGAAATTGAGAAATAATTGTAGATTCTAATTATCATTGTGATTGAATTGCCCATGCATAGATATAGAATAGCGTAAAATTGAAATGTATACTCTGCCCTCAGAGTCTAATGCCCCCTCCTTGGTGATTGGTTTCTGCTCTGTTGTGGTTTGGACCACCCCCACGAGGTCGTATGGGAGGATCACTGGCTATGACATCAAATTCATTCCTCAAGGGTCTGGTTCGGATTTGATGGTGTCTAAAGGAAGAAGAGAGCTTTTCCACGCCATTGGAGATGATACCAGGCTCATCAGCACTGAAAACTTCATGGTCCAGGTGTGACTACACATCTATTATTGTACTTCAGCAATGCTATGTATAATATTCAGGTGAGAGCAAAAACGTCAGCTGCAGAGGGGAGGTGGAGTGAGCTGGTGCCACTGGGTAAGTTTTTATATTGTGATTCTCGAAGTTCAAGTCACTACTCTTTTAAATGCATCAttccatgcatacatgcaggtTGCAGGAATACTGAAGGTTCCGCTGACCCTATGTATGAGTTTGCCGGCCCTATGTATGAGTGAATGATGTGTTACATTACAGTTTTGGCTAAACATTAAATGATGTTGCAAAATTTAAATGTATCTTTATCGTAAGAGACTAGAAATTTGCTTTGAGTAGAATATTGTAGCTGATTCAGAAGTGAGTTGTAGATAGACctatctgaaatttgttgtgccgGACTTGGAACTACTTTGTACATGTTTGCTGCATTTGTTTCTGTATCAGTGAATGAATTTTTTGAGCTAACTGCAAATCACTTTGTTTTGATTCTATATAAACATACACACTGTTTATAAGCTAAATTGTAATCTGACAGCCTTTTTTAGCATGTATATAGTCATAGGTGTATGGTAATAGACATGCATCTCTTTGTATCATGACAAGAAAGTTAATTTAAAACAATGTGATTCAAAATGGGAACTGTCAGGTCCTATTTCTCTCTTTGTTCCCCTCTGTTTGCTGTTGTGTCTCTTGTCTGATGAGTGAGTCAGAGCTGAAATAACATATCCAGCACTTCCAGTTTATCTGTCAGATAATATGATAATCAGATTCTGCTGAGCCAGGGTACTCCGTAGATGAAATACTGGCAATTGCTAAGTGTTAGATCGCTATTTGGTTCCCCAATCTGACTGATTttgaccataataattattcgtaTAAGACTAGGGTATATAGTAAGTCTCAATTTTCCATTATTTATTCGCCCCACTCACCTATACAAGTGAATGATGGCAAAGTATTATTAGAATTCTGTCATTGCTTTGGTTGTAACTACTATTTGCAGGAGATGCACAGCCAGGTAGATCTAAGTGCTTGCTATAGTGTATCTCAATGTTATATAGACCTAGTAGCTATAGAacctaacataattattaaatactGTATGTTGTATCCTCTCTACATTGCGTACAGTGTGCTCTCAAGGAGATGGTGGGAGACTCTCCCATCAAAACGGTGAGTGGAAGTGTGTGCTAAACGCCTGGGGCATCGTTTATGATGACTATTGAGATAAACGTGAAGCCAATGTTGCGTGTCGACACTTAGATTCTTCAACTCATTGGATGCTAGACTCACCTATTATGTTAAATTGCCTAGACCAACTACCACCCAATATCTCTTCTACCAATTTTTTAAAAAGTCCTCGAGACTCTTATCTATAACAAGGTATtcatctgtatatatataaacaaGCAACAATTTAGCTTCTGAAGAAAAGATCCAGTTTATCCCAAACGCTCGCGGccgtatacatgtaatcaACCGCTGATCAAAAAGTTTGATAGTATATCTAGATTTTAGAAAAGCATTTGATTCAGCCTGCCCTCTCACAAggaactattataattatttaacttCGGCTCATGGGTATAACTGGCGATCTGTAGTTCTGGTTTACGGTCACTGCAAGGGACTTCAATCACCTTGCAACCTTCTGTTTGTCTCTTTCTCTTGTTTGTCCATAGCAAGTCACATTATTCTCAGTACATTTGTTCACCCCATAGCTGTAAGCAATGAGGTGTGTTTGTATACACATGTCGAGATCAAAGCTCAACACATGTTCGTCTTTTCACTTTCACCCCTCACGATTACTCTGATTGCTTTTGCACAGTGCTGTGAATTCTTAATGGTGTGAGGAAATTGGCTAATAAACAAGTTCCTATATATAGCCGATATACCGGCTATTGGATTAATTATGGTGTGATCGTATCATGATAAGTACAACTTGTTACCTTTATGGCATTATTCGGATAAGTGAGTCTATTAATGTAATTCGACTGAGGGAGATCTTGTGGAGTTATCTTCAACACAATCGATGCATTTTTATTGACTTTCCTTGCTAATTGCCACCATGATAATCTCATGCGGCTGCTTCTACATGCAGGAGATCACTTCATCAAAGCGCTATTGTGCAAAACAGAATGCTCTTCTTACCAACTCATATTTTCTCCAGTTAATTGGCCATCTGTTTGATACTATGATAATTGTGACCATTTTCCTAGGGTCAAACATCAAAGGAAACATGAAGTATGCCAATGTCAGCTTGCCATTCTGCATTACTCTGTATGGAAATGTGTGACAGTGAACTTTCGTGTAGATTATGCGCAGCTAGTACTAGTATAATTAGAGTTGCTGCTATCGATCTACATGACGACTTGTACAAGTGAATGATGGCCCTTTAAGTTAGTGTTGTTAACACTTTACCATTTATTTTGTCTCTAACCCTTTGCTATCCAATTGGATATGCACAACAAGgtaagtatactaaagcagtttgaaggactatactgcaaacgtttatgaacagtacagcttatccatagcatcaAGCCATTCTATGTTTGTAGCACtaagatacataataacccagttaagcaatgtcctttgctgttttgactttacagcagggaaagagaaaagttgacatagagtaattcaagctaaactcaataaaaattggaaacagagtacagacaacggacttagagcttgtcagtacagtggaacctccattaacgaccacctccaaatagcaaccacacgctatataacggccaagagctcaggtccggattgaaactacaatgacttcaatgtaaagcaacctctcaaaagtgaccacctctctactccgtacaacaagcagctttctagtccccagcaatggaaaataacctcccagaacagacagccacacccagaattagcagaaaattattgctgagatagcattattttgcacaatcgtgaaaacctggctgtagcttgtctctacagccttttcaaagcttgtatgagctaaaaaagcagttagcaaagccccaagattcatttgcagcaagaaatgactcgTAGAAAATACATAGCTGGAaatcgaaacctcccaaggaaCCAGTGCAGTGATAGTAAGATCAAGAAGTTAAGTAAGTGTGTGAGTGAGTAAATGAGTAATTTTTATACAAGAGCTTAGAGTATTTAATAATTGATTGTAAAAAACACATATAAAGACATTCAATCATCAGGTAGCATACTAAAGAAAGGGAGTTTCATTCTCCTTGGGTGTAGCTGGCTGTATGATACTACTAGTTTTTTCATATTTTCTGCAGACAAAAGCTGGTTGCATCGGTCACGATTGATTTTCATTAAAGGTAGCACCACCTAAGCCACACCGGATAACGCAGTCACCCTCCTCCATATCAAGTTCACTGTCTGAATCTTCAGTGTCACTGGGGACGTCAGTAGGGGGAGATGAAGGGGGAGACGAGTCAGCGGGGCTGACAATAGCATCCTGTAACTCTGAACCTACAATTGAAGTTGTTTTTATTTATATATAAGTTTTGTTGTTTATttatcataatttatatgatTTGGATTTTTATTTATGTGAAACCGTTACCTGCTTTACTCTTTTTGAAGAATGTTGAAATTGGCACTTGACTTGGTCTCTTCCTGTTACTCATTGTTGTATAATAAGTAAGTCTGGTTGAACATAATTACCACAATCAAAGCTAGCTGCATGACACATGGATGTGGGTTTATCCCCATCTTGTATCCAATTAATTACTATGCAGTTTTTGCAACGCGATCAGTTGAGAAAGAGTAAAGAAGCTGCCACTGCTTTTAGCTAAGTTCTGTTCCTTCTAGAGTGGACTACATGCAGGTATTGACATTACTACATAAATAGAATAGGTAAAACATGACTGTAAATGACTGTAGATTGCTAAAAAtcaattttaatattttgagCAAAAGGGGGGTTCCTTTGCTCCCttggatctccccctggatccgcctcTGCTGAGTAGTTATGGATAGTTAATTAAggaacagctataattatatagaccaAAAAAACTATCACTTCTCTCACAGATATTATAACAGTCTTGAACTTGATTGTAAtatgtatatagctgtatGGTGCAGTCTTTTGAGGTCTGGATGTACTTAGTAGCCCCAACCTCCGCTGAAATCTCTCAAAGTTAAATTTGGGGGGGAGTCATTTGTGACTAGGAGTCAGTGACCAGGGGAGTCATTTATTCCTAGGCTCCTGAGCTGGGATAATACAGTCCAAAGAAGCTCAAAaatactgaagctatggcttGAAAACTTAAATCATGAACAGAAttctacggtggccctgaggtacacacctACTCCATTTTTCATTTGCAGTTCATTTCGCAGTTCAACTACGcttctgcagttcactttgcagttcactttgcagttcactttgcagttcactttgcagTTCACCTTGCAGTTCACTTTTGTAGTTTGCTTCTGCAGTTCAGTTTTTCAGTTCTcttctgcagttcacttttACAGTTTGCTTCTGCAGTTCAGTTGCTGTATCACAATAATCACGTGACATCACATGTGCTTTAATAAGAAACACCTGGAAACTAGGAGGAGAACAGTCTAGCATGCAAGCTAGCTTAGCCATGAGCTCTAGCCTAGAATTAGaagctagctgcatgtgtttgtCTTGCCTTCCCATCCAAAATGTTCTGTTGTATAGCTAGTCCCCCCTGATCCAACCTTCAATTTCTTGGCAGCTAGCTTCTAATTCTAGGCTAGAGCTCATGGCTAAGCTAGCTTGCATGCTAGACTGTTCTCCTCCTAGTTTCTAGGTGTTTCTTATTAATTAAAGCACATGTGATGTCACGTGATTATTGTGATACAGCAACTGAACTGCAGAAGCGAACTGTaaaagtgaactgcagaagaaaattgaaaaactgaactgcagaagcaaactgcaaaagtgaactgcaaagtgaactgcagaagCGTAGTTGAACTGCGAAATGAACCGCAAATGAAAAATGGAGTAggtgtacctcagggccaccgtagaaTTCAGTTTCTTGCGCTATGCTGTCCGTCTATCGCTAcaaaagaggggtggggctgctgcaCTGTTTTGCAGTTtttgtgggtggggctctTCAGGGTGAtcatactgagcatgcgcagaaaGCAACTGCAAATCTCCTAAGTGTCTCCTAATTTTTTGTCCCGGAAATTTTTCTTTGGAGGTTGGCacctatgcatgtatataaatctTAATATCAGCCCCCATAGGCCGCTCCTATACGACAACACAAACACCGTGTAGTTTACTCTACTCAAAAGAATTGGAGTATTGTACATGAACTAAATAAGTATAGATGAACATGAATTTCTAACATAATTACAGAGGGAAATCAAATTAGTACTGATTTAGAacgctataatattatagtctgGTGGTGGTGCATTGTATGCAAGActacacagcctcgattcaaggccgtattttaatgcggtctggaatcgaggctagccgcAACCAAGTCTCTGTGTATGAGTactggtcataattatacccaaaTGTACAGTAGATACGGTCTGATATGACCACAGTTAAGTTAAGCATGCAACAATGAAGGCAGCGTTATTCTTCATTAATGTCGGTCTGCTAAGCTACTGTAACACTGTTTCAAGTTTAGGGACTGGTGCTCCCACTTTTCTCAATGTGTGCCATGACCTGACACAGGTCCATTCTCCATTCGATCCTACAGCATGTGTTGTAGATGACTGCCCTTTCTCTATGGTTGTGGACTCTATAGATGGAAATGAGGTGCAACCTAGACAGCTCTCTACCTTCCGATGTGGATCTGTGTATAGACGTAAGTCTCCATTTTTTTATGTCTATAAATATATGTGATTACTTCTTAGCTAATACACGTACTATAGAGATTTGTCAAGTTTGCATTGAATATTCTTATTTACCACTTTAATAGTTTGCATTGAAGCAAGTCAAGGCAACCAGTTTAGAGGGTTTGCTGTGCAGTCTCGTGTTTCTACTCTGGAGTTGGTTACATCTGAAACCAACTCGGACTTTCAATGTGGAGAGTTTATTAACTTTCCCACTGACACAAATCGAGATATTCAGGAGTGGCCCTGTCCGGTTCAAGTAAGCTATCAAGTATTGTCTTGACAATTGTATAGTATATTGTTCCATGTATAGGGAGTCACTCACACCAATCGTAATGATAAAACAAGAGTATGCTTTGACTGGGTTCCTCCATCTTCTGCTGATTTAAGAAATTGCATTTTCTGGTATGTGCTTTGTCGCACACCTTCAGATCTATTAAGTTTCAGTACAGGTTCTCAATCACACGAACTTTTACAAACTTTCATAATCAACTAAAAGGGCTTGAACTGGTCAGTTTAGGTATTTTGGTTTACTGTTGACATACTGTATTAACCACTGTGCAGCAACCAGATTCAGCTTTCTGTGGGACTTCAagtaagtatatatatagtagaggTTGCATAACtgaagcagaggaggtacaacaggCGTGGTGTGTAGCTCTAATCTAGTTATGATTGAACACTAATTacccgcccacgccctatgtattTATGAGTGTATAATCAGAGGTtttaattgcttgagctgcaccatGCCTGTCGTGCCTCCTCTGGTACTGAAGGGTCACTAAAAATTGGCTTAGATCATTATTACGTGGTTGCTTCATGTATAGTGTTATTACATTTATGTGTTTATCCCTACCAGATGAATTATAGTTATTGTAGACATGGGTGACACTTTTCATAAttttagatcccatttgagtgtatttagcagggaactatgagctatagtacggtactatagattgctctgggctacaaactacaacattgtatacattgtattgtgatttacaagaagatacacatgttaATAACATAgcaattattgtagctagatgctttgtctagtaataatt comes from the Halichondria panicea chromosome 4, odHalPani1.1, whole genome shotgun sequence genome and includes:
- the LOC135335315 gene encoding hemicentin-1-like isoform X2; amino-acid sequence: MLAPPLVFSRTLKRMATVTLFFCCLLGSISLVHGQTSLTPGEVTINASPSNVGVLNQNVTLTCSASGGIDNFQWQRLGINVPGEMQSTLFLTSVNASDGGEYTCVVGNAAGNGSTNFTLYIHPYIVANPQRQLLRTVASSATFTCEASAFPAPDYHWDKVGDVKIDNLDRFRQNFSFNPIAFGNEGNYVCVASIIVDNINYTAESKPGELILSPESSVSVTPNMSRTVQGDTLTFTCSAMGGPGNMFSWRRLYDNEIVGDMSNLTVNVSGATDGGQYKCEVTNIAGSDSDNTTVYLGPIIDTPPLSVNVSISELSTFTCSASGFPVPTIIWVHNGTQNQDDENRTTVLCTMGDRSVTSTLTINMAMINDSGKYVCNASSPDYGTVSTDPVILMVQATPERPQNATAVEVTKTSVILEWVEPYDNNAPIRGYKVSYTRPSFLGGTATTINSTVETVTINGLHPGVAYSFSVVAFNDIGDSASGNVVVTTVETVPTNPPENVMITMLSSTEIQVNWTEVPMMHRNGIITTYEVMYEPVMTFDILTAARVNTTNVSTVLTGLEENLEYNVSVRAYTSVGPGPYSPEDMEITFDDTPASPPQNVTATVLSSTEIQVNWTEVAEIDQNGVITEYEVMYEPLMTFGVLNTTTIRTINLFTVLFGLEKYVEYNISVRAYTRVGPGPYSVGIIKITFDVLTGPEALVSSSGSVVEGSVIQIYCTVEDRTTITFTWTLNGKSLLNDPPHIRIREDNLPERSRSLLTNDSTSVLTVDNFRASDNGVYQCTATSGATSGNGAAAVTLTAVSSSIGALMLTDQPSLNEPVDLSSSLNDNRTGIALGGTVDGSILICTAGHQGDGVGNYAAPSVVWVRSGQVVNDTDSRITITSTTMTNGRVTSSLTITNFGLSDAGVYQCVFTDDSDGGEVITSIPYQLDTGNTIRIERVSPEVIILRPPEKLVIEVRVSGEYEVMFWYKGSSTFIPGQMRPQEFPNYFETFVRDNTTAEDEGFYIVQPQLKPGTTQTHTITPTGGVDFGVIAPVDAITTSLSISTVVIPEGGSADISCRSVGAPVPSITWEFNSQTTQFEQTDTETTFVAKLTGTIGNRGFDLIPGSVESSLHIVSAIYPDHDGVYTCIGSNSESLTVASSSAFITVQVNAVPEVETTATETLVHIGNDITITCFVQRGNPSNYVYTITNTDTGSTTTGPTRTLTSIHMSDLGTYRCDVTNDAGTGSSSVTIELGEPRCPVGTYTEDLSTGVSACVPCPRNSFSPVIDSRECFCFRGYYRTEMEEPNFPCSSLPKKCKSLQVVAERTRGNTITVRWERPEITGRGDFYYNIFYSKDNQTFTQHNSRAYVKQDALVDYSVSGLQPLTTYTIRVIPENGVSDQEEGGQGRSCEVVAMTGDTKSNAPSLVIGFCSVVVWTTPTRSYGRITGYDIKFIPQGSGSDLMVSKGRRELFHAIGDDTRLISTENFMVQVRAKTSAAEGRWSELVPLGCRNTEGSADPMYEFAGPMYE
- the LOC135335315 gene encoding hemicentin-1-like isoform X1 produces the protein MLAPPLVFSRTLKRMATVTLFFCCLLGSISLVHGQTSLTPGEVTINASPSNVGVLNQNVTLTCSASGGIDNFQWQRLGINVPGEMQSTLFLTSVNASDGGEYTCVVGNAAGNGSTNFTLYIHPYIVANPQRQLLRTVASSATFTCEASAFPAPDYHWDKVGDVKIDNLDRFRQNFSFNPIAFGNEGNYVCVASIIVDNINYTAESKPGELILSPESSVSVTPNMSRTVQGDTLTFTCSAMGGPGNMFSWRRLYDNEIVGDMSNLTVNVSGATDGGQYKCEVTNIAGSDSDNTTVYLGPIIDTPPLSVNVSISELSTFTCSASGFPVPTIIWVHNGTQNQDDENRTTVLCTMGDRSVTSTLTINMAMINDSGKYVCNASSPDYGTVSTDPVILMVQATPERPQNATAVEVTKTSVILEWVEPYDNNAPIRGYKVSYTRPSFLGGTATTINSTVETVTINGLHPGVAYSFSVVAFNDIGDSASGNVVVTTVETVPTNPPENVMITMLSSTEIQVNWTEVPMMHRNGIITTYEVMYEPVMTFDILTAARVNTTNVSTVLTGLEENLEYNVSVRAYTSVGPGPYSPEDMEITFDDTPASPPQNVTATVLSSTEIQVNWTEVAEIDQNGVITEYEVMYEPLMTFGVLNTTTIRTINLFTVLFGLEKYVEYNISVRAYTRVGPGPYSVGIIKITFDVQVLTGPEALVSSSGSVVEGSVIQIYCTVEDRTTITFTWTLNGKSLLNDPPHIRIREDNLPERSRSLLTNDSTSVLTVDNFRASDNGVYQCTATSGATSGNGAAAVTLTAVSSSIGALMLTDQPSLNEPVDLSSSLNDNRTGIALGGTVDGSILICTAGHQGDGVGNYAAPSVVWVRSGQVVNDTDSRITITSTTMTNGRVTSSLTITNFGLSDAGVYQCVFTDDSDGGEVITSIPYQLDTGNTIRIERVSPEVIILRPPEKLVIEVRVSGEYEVMFWYKGSSTFIPGQMRPQEFPNYFETFVRDNTTAEDEGFYIVQPQLKPGTTQTHTITPTGGVDFGVIAPVDAITTSLSISTVVIPEGGSADISCRSVGAPVPSITWEFNSQTTQFEQTDTETTFVAKLTGTIGNRGFDLIPGSVESSLHIVSAIYPDHDGVYTCIGSNSESLTVASSSAFITVQVNAVPEVETTATETLVHIGNDITITCFVQRGNPSNYVYTITNTDTGSTTTGPTRTLTSIHMSDLGTYRCDVTNDAGTGSSSVTIELGEPRCPVGTYTEDLSTGVSACVPCPRNSFSPVIDSRECFCFRGYYRTEMEEPNFPCSSLPKKCKSLQVVAERTRGNTITVRWERPEITGRGDFYYNIFYSKDNQTFTQHNSRAYVKQDALVDYSVSGLQPLTTYTIRVIPENGVSDQEEGGQGRSCEVVAMTGDTKSNAPSLVIGFCSVVVWTTPTRSYGRITGYDIKFIPQGSGSDLMVSKGRRELFHAIGDDTRLISTENFMVQVRAKTSAAEGRWSELVPLGCRNTEGSADPMYEFAGPMYE